A region of Arabidopsis thaliana chromosome 5, partial sequence DNA encodes the following proteins:
- the CHIL gene encoding Chalcone-flavanone isomerase family protein (Chalcone-flavanone isomerase family protein; FUNCTIONS IN: intramolecular lyase activity, chalcone isomerase activity; INVOLVED IN: response to karrikin; LOCATED IN: cellular_component unknown; EXPRESSED IN: 20 plant structures; EXPRESSED DURING: 13 growth stages; CONTAINS InterPro DOMAIN/s: Chalcone isomerase, subgroup (InterPro:IPR003466), Chalcone isomerase, 3-layer sandwich (InterPro:IPR016088), Chalcone isomerase (InterPro:IPR016087); BEST Arabidopsis thaliana protein match is: Chalcone-flavanone isomerase family protein (TAIR:AT3G55120.1); Has 30201 Blast hits to 17322 proteins in 780 species: Archae - 12; Bacteria - 1396; Metazoa - 17338; Fungi - 3422; Plants - 5037; Viruses - 0; Other Eukaryotes - 2996 (source: NCBI BLink).) translates to MGTEMVMVHEVPFPPQIITSKPLSLLGQGITDIEIHFLQVKFTAIGVYLDPSDVKTHLDNWKGKTGKELAGDDDFFDALASAEMEKVIRVVVIKEIKGAQYGVQLENTVRDRLAEEDKYEEEEETELEKVVGFFQSKYFKANSVITYHFSAKDGICEIGFETEGKEEEKLKVENANVVGMMQRWYLSGSRGVSPSTIVSIADSISAVLT, encoded by the exons TGGGAACAGAGATGGTCATGGTTCACGAGGTTCCTTTTCCTCCACAGATCATCACTTCCAAGCCACTCTCTCTTCTGGGCCaag GGATCACAGACATTGAGATCCACTTTCTTCAAGTGAAGTTCACTGCGATCGGAGTTTACTTAGATCCTTCAGATGTTAAAACACATCTTGATAACTGGAAAGGCAAAACCGGAAAAGAACTCGCCGGCGATGATGACTTCTTCGACGCCCTTGCCTCCG cGGAGATGGAGAAGGTTATAAGAGTGGTGGTGATAAAGGAGATAAAAGGAGCTCAGTACGGAGTGCAGCTAGAGAATACGGTGAGAGATCGTTTGGCTGAGGAGGATAAgtacgaggaagaagaagaaactgagcTCGAGAAGGTCGTTGGCTTTTTCCAGTCCAAGTACTTCAAAGCTAACTCCGTTATCACTTACCATTTCTCAGCCAAAGATGGCATTTGCGAG ATCGGGTTTGAGACGGAAGgtaaagaagaggagaaactGAAGGTGGAGAATGCGAATGTGGTGGGAATGATGCAGAGATGGTATTTGTCCGGAAGTCGTGGAGTCTCACCGTCGACTATTGTCTCCATCGCTGATTCAATCTCCGCAGTTTTAACCTAA
- a CDS encoding RING/U-box superfamily protein (RING/U-box superfamily protein; FUNCTIONS IN: zinc ion binding; CONTAINS InterPro DOMAIN/s: Zinc finger, RING-type (InterPro:IPR001841), Zinc finger, C3HC4 RING-type (InterPro:IPR018957); BEST Arabidopsis thaliana protein match is: RING/U-box superfamily protein (TAIR:AT3G10910.1); Has 1807 Blast hits to 1807 proteins in 277 species: Archae - 0; Bacteria - 0; Metazoa - 736; Fungi - 347; Plants - 385; Viruses - 0; Other Eukaryotes - 339 (source: NCBI BLink).), with translation MARFLLATQATPTISATDANPRTLGDSVSNNKNIASMDTHMVIILAALLCALICALGINSVLRCVLRCTRRFTPNEDPVDTNANVAKGIKKRALKVIPVDSYSPELKMKATECLICLGDFVEGETVRVLPKCNHGFHVKCIDTWLLSHSSCPTCRQSLLEHQTPANGSRRGDDVAT, from the coding sequence ATGGCTAGATTTTTACTTGCGACGCAAGCTACCCCGACTATTTCAGCTACTGATGCAAATCCTAGAACCTTAGGAGACTCTGtcagcaacaacaagaatATAGCTAGCATGGATACACACATGGTGATCATACTAGCCGCTCTTCTATGCGCCTTGATCTGTGCTCTTGGCATCAATTCGGTCTTGCGCTGTGTCTTACGCTGCACGAGAAGGTTCACTCCCAACGAAGATCCAGTTGACACCAATGCAAACGTAGCAAAGGGGATCAAGAAACGGGCGTTGAAGGTTATTCCGGTTGATTCATACAGTCCTGAGCTTAAGATGAAAGCCACGGAGTGTTTGATCTGTTTAGGAGATTTTGTTGAAGGAGAGACAGTTAGGGTTTTGCCCAAATGTAACCATGGCTTCCACGTCAAGTGCATCGACACTTGGTTGCTGTCACATTCCTCTTGCCCCACTTGCAGACAATCACTCCTCGAACATCAGACTCCAGCAAATGGTTCCCGGCGGGGTGATGACGTGGCAACGTAA